In Cyanobacterium stanieri LEGE 03274, the following proteins share a genomic window:
- a CDS encoding phosphoglucomutase/phosphomannomutase family protein, with protein MPFQASPIKFGTDGWRGVIAADFTMERVAKLAPLCAQVLKEDKPHGNLMIVGFDRRFLAEDFALVASQALQEYGYDVLLADSYAPTPAFSWAAKEKDALGALVLTASHNPAQYLGLKVKGAFGGSVSGEVTSKIEGLLDHDLPRASQVGTLTKFDPWDSYTKQLAKLVDVSAIVGAIASGKLDLIVDVMHGAASTGLSRILGCSINEINAQRDPLFGGNAPEPLARYIPELFREIKERGKTNPDALRVGLVFDGDCDRIAAVDDQGNYCSTQILIPILIEHLSQNKGLTGQIVKTVSGSDLIPKVAKLYDIPLSETPIGYKYIAEKMLTSQVLVGGEESGGVGYSTHIPERDALLSALYVLEAMVKFGKNIGELYGNLQEKTDFVSHYDRIDLTLASMEQKNQLQATLASKPLEQIAGKKVTDCLAIDGYKYRLEDESWLLIRFSGTEPLLRLYSEGNSLKTVHENLHWAKQEFS; from the coding sequence ATGCCTTTTCAAGCTAGTCCGATTAAATTTGGTACGGATGGGTGGCGTGGAGTAATTGCCGCTGATTTTACTATGGAGAGGGTGGCGAAGTTAGCTCCTCTTTGTGCGCAGGTTTTGAAGGAAGATAAACCCCATGGTAATTTGATGATTGTGGGTTTTGATCGTCGTTTTTTGGCGGAAGATTTCGCTTTGGTGGCTTCTCAGGCTTTACAAGAGTATGGTTACGATGTTCTATTGGCGGATAGTTATGCCCCGACTCCTGCTTTTAGTTGGGCGGCTAAGGAAAAGGATGCTTTGGGGGCTTTGGTGTTGACGGCTAGTCATAATCCTGCTCAATATCTAGGTTTGAAGGTGAAAGGGGCTTTCGGTGGTTCGGTGTCGGGGGAGGTTACGAGTAAGATTGAGGGGTTGTTAGACCATGATTTGCCGAGGGCTTCTCAAGTCGGCACTTTGACAAAATTTGATCCTTGGGATAGTTATACAAAACAGTTGGCTAAATTAGTGGATGTATCGGCTATTGTAGGGGCGATCGCCTCTGGGAAACTAGATTTGATTGTTGATGTGATGCATGGCGCAGCTTCTACGGGTTTAAGTCGCATCCTTGGCTGTAGTATTAATGAAATAAATGCCCAAAGAGATCCGCTGTTTGGGGGTAATGCCCCTGAACCTCTAGCTCGTTATATTCCTGAGTTATTCCGTGAGATTAAAGAAAGGGGTAAAACTAATCCTGATGCCCTACGAGTTGGTTTAGTGTTTGATGGAGATTGCGATCGCATTGCGGCGGTAGATGATCAGGGAAACTATTGTAGTACGCAAATTTTAATTCCCATTTTGATTGAACATTTATCTCAAAATAAAGGATTAACGGGGCAAATAGTGAAAACTGTCAGCGGTTCAGATTTAATCCCCAAAGTGGCAAAACTATATGATATTCCCCTCTCAGAAACTCCCATCGGTTATAAATACATTGCCGAAAAAATGTTAACTAGCCAAGTTTTAGTGGGGGGCGAAGAATCAGGGGGAGTAGGTTACAGTACCCATATTCCCGAACGAGATGCCCTTTTATCGGCTTTATATGTCCTTGAAGCCATGGTTAAGTTTGGAAAAAATATTGGGGAATTATATGGAAATTTACAGGAAAAAACTGACTTTGTTTCCCACTACGATCGCATCGATTTAACTTTAGCAAGTATGGAGCAAAAAAATCAATTACAAGCTACCCTTGCCAGTAAACCCTTAGAACAAATTGCGGGAAAAAAAGTAACTGATTGTTTAGCCATTGATGGTTATAAATACCGTCTTGAGGATGAAAGTTGGTTATTAATTCGTTTTAGTGGTACTGAACCTTTATTAAGGTTATATTCTGAGGGTAATTCTTTAAAAACTGTCCATGAAAATCTTCATTGGGCAAAACAGGAATTTAGTTAA
- a CDS encoding YqeG family HAD IIIA-type phosphatase — protein sequence MSKSHLLQPDLVLGDVVTKLSPSIIQQYNLKGLVLDVDETLVPFKENTISPELEQWISQVRPLVDLWLVSNNLSKSRISAIASTLDVPFIFGARKPSRKKLRQAVNAMNHPVDKVAMVGDRLFTDVLAGNRLGMFTIFVEPMENTEISKTPLFSIRNFEVWLSQKIGISLYKN from the coding sequence ATGTCAAAATCTCATTTATTACAACCGGATTTGGTTTTGGGGGATGTGGTAACTAAGTTAAGTCCTTCTATCATCCAACAATATAATTTAAAGGGTTTAGTTTTAGATGTGGATGAAACCCTTGTGCCTTTTAAGGAAAATACTATTTCCCCTGAATTAGAACAATGGATTTCACAAGTACGCCCTTTAGTTGATTTATGGTTGGTTAGTAATAACCTTAGTAAAAGTCGTATAAGTGCGATCGCCTCTACCCTAGATGTCCCCTTTATTTTTGGAGCTAGAAAGCCATCTCGAAAAAAACTTCGTCAGGCCGTTAATGCCATGAATCACCCCGTAGATAAGGTTGCGATGGTGGGCGATCGTCTATTTACCGACGTTTTAGCGGGAAATCGCCTAGGAATGTTTACCATTTTCGTTGAACCCATGGAAAACACCGAAATATCAAAAACTCCTCTTTTTTCAATTCGTAATTTTGAAGTATGGTTATCCCAAAAAATCGGTATTTCTCTTTACAAAAATTAA
- a CDS encoding lipoate--protein ligase family protein, which translates to MKPLLSWRFIPLLNLSGKEQMAIDQWLLTQHQKCNHPPILRFYTWNQPTISLGFSQRKKYPPHWDNLQWQGKLIDIVKRPSGGRAVLHQGDLTYAVITSQFEGNLDEVYRQISQFLILGWQKLGINLSFGKPQRQYLKSSNCFALSTNADLIDDGGNKFIGSAQLKKGKFTLQHGSMLLEPQSELFEQVFHCLPPKQILSQIPSLNHIINTLLRAAEECFECEFIHQPLSAEEWRLIRAE; encoded by the coding sequence ATGAAACCCCTACTATCGTGGCGTTTTATCCCTTTGCTGAACCTTTCAGGAAAAGAGCAAATGGCGATCGATCAATGGTTATTAACCCAACATCAAAAGTGTAATCACCCCCCTATTTTGCGTTTTTATACTTGGAATCAACCCACTATCTCCCTCGGATTTAGCCAGAGAAAAAAATATCCCCCCCACTGGGATAACCTGCAATGGCAAGGAAAATTAATAGATATAGTGAAACGTCCTAGCGGTGGCAGGGCTGTATTACACCAAGGCGACTTAACCTATGCAGTGATAACTTCTCAGTTTGAGGGGAATTTAGATGAAGTTTATCGGCAAATTTCTCAGTTTCTTATCTTGGGTTGGCAAAAATTAGGGATAAATCTTTCTTTTGGTAAACCCCAACGACAGTATTTAAAATCTTCTAATTGTTTTGCCCTCTCTACTAACGCTGATTTAATAGATGATGGGGGAAATAAGTTCATTGGTAGCGCCCAATTAAAAAAGGGGAAATTTACCCTCCAACATGGTTCAATGTTGTTAGAGCCACAATCAGAGCTATTTGAGCAGGTTTTTCATTGCCTTCCTCCCAAACAAATTTTGTCTCAAATTCCCTCTCTAAATCATATTATTAATACTTTATTAAGGGCAGCAGAAGAATGTTTTGAATGTGAGTTTATCCATCAACCTCTTTCGGCGGAGGAATGGAGATTAATTAGGGCTGAATGA
- a CDS encoding DUF1815 family protein — protein sequence MFIRLAQEYREFVKDLVMNLQALAIVLERRGYIASCYTCGTQLTSASFMVSLGDNHLIRFLVSDYGITWTEMQDDRELMKLEGAEAISQLEELANLVKYQIKSSESKAPNYDHSLLVG from the coding sequence ATGTTCATAAGACTTGCGCAGGAATATAGAGAGTTTGTGAAAGATTTAGTCATGAATCTCCAAGCCCTAGCGATTGTATTAGAGAGGAGAGGTTATATTGCTTCTTGCTACACTTGTGGCACCCAGTTAACTAGCGCTTCTTTTATGGTGAGTTTGGGTGATAATCATTTGATTCGTTTTTTAGTTTCTGATTATGGTATCACTTGGACAGAAATGCAAGATGATCGAGAATTAATGAAGTTAGAAGGTGCGGAAGCTATTAGCCAGTTAGAGGAGTTAGCTAATTTGGTAAAATATCAGATCAAATCTTCTGAAAGTAAAGCTCCTAATTATGATCATAGTCTATTAGTGGGTTAA
- a CDS encoding endonuclease MutS2, translated as MIEKETFRLLEWQRLCHHLSTFSATKLGAIASSHLTIPKTLSETKKLLEQTKEVYHIETSLNPNWSFTGIHDIGDALERAKLGGILKGEELLNLATTLAGVRKLRRVIEDLEDSPTLKELVESLRTFPELEQEIHYCIDDRGEITERASPQLGEIRQKIKGLRNKIQQTLQNIIQRNGNALQEPVVTQRGDRFVLPVKASHSGQISGIVHDTSTTGSTLYTEPKSIIDLGNRLQTSRGQEKREEEKILRTLTEKVAEVWEELEQLLAIATALDLATAKARYSMWLEGNPPQFVNFQSQENITLRQLRHPLLIWQQKKEESAAVVPIDVLIKSDTRVVAITGPNTGGKTVTLKTIGITALMAKVGIFIPAKDPVLIPWFDQVLADIGDEQSLEQNLSTFSGHIRRIIRIMDALHGSTPSQNLDDDSPTVTEEQGRNELSNSLVLLDEVGAGTDPTEGSAIAIAILKHLADHNLLTIATTHYGELKTLKYNDSRFENASVEFDDVSLQPTYRVLWGIPGRSNAIIIAQRLGLPSDVIADSQELAGGFSQDVNQLIGELENQRREQEEKHKQAQDLLSKTERFYQEVEAKATSLQDRERDLKSQQEQAVQKMLLDAKSQIAQVIKELQKKGNPTAQEAQQARENLEKIGDRFLSPIQKSRKKSSYKPKVGERVRILSLGQTAEVLDVDETAEQLSARFGIMKMVLPFTDIESLDGKRFEKEKPPKTEVKQKPPKTPSKNQPAKTTARVRVEKNTVDIRGQRVHLAEPVLERAIASATELGLLWIVHGKGTGSLRTGVHDFLQRHPQVSKYETAPRNEGGTGVTIAYLK; from the coding sequence TTGATTGAAAAAGAAACTTTCCGACTTTTAGAATGGCAGAGATTATGCCACCATCTTTCCACATTTTCAGCAACAAAGTTAGGTGCGATCGCATCTAGCCATTTAACTATACCCAAAACCCTGTCGGAAACGAAAAAGTTATTAGAGCAAACCAAGGAAGTATATCACATCGAAACTAGCTTAAATCCTAACTGGTCTTTCACTGGTATCCATGACATCGGAGACGCATTAGAAAGAGCAAAATTAGGCGGTATTCTCAAAGGAGAAGAATTATTAAACCTTGCCACTACCCTAGCAGGGGTAAGGAAATTGAGAAGAGTAATTGAAGATTTAGAAGACTCACCCACCCTTAAAGAATTAGTAGAGAGTTTAAGGACTTTCCCCGAATTAGAGCAAGAAATTCACTATTGCATAGATGATCGTGGGGAAATCACAGAAAGGGCATCTCCCCAATTAGGAGAAATTAGGCAAAAAATAAAGGGTTTAAGAAATAAGATTCAGCAAACCCTACAAAACATTATCCAGCGCAACGGTAACGCCCTCCAAGAGCCTGTGGTTACCCAAAGGGGCGATCGCTTCGTACTACCTGTTAAAGCGTCTCACAGTGGGCAAATATCGGGCATTGTTCATGATACCTCCACCACAGGATCAACCCTTTATACCGAACCAAAATCTATTATAGATCTAGGCAACCGTTTACAAACCAGCAGGGGGCAAGAAAAAAGGGAAGAAGAAAAAATATTACGCACCCTCACCGAGAAGGTAGCAGAAGTTTGGGAGGAATTAGAACAATTATTGGCGATCGCCACTGCCCTTGATTTAGCCACTGCCAAAGCTAGGTATAGTATGTGGCTAGAAGGAAACCCGCCCCAGTTTGTGAATTTTCAAAGCCAAGAAAATATCACCCTGCGTCAACTACGTCATCCCCTACTTATCTGGCAACAAAAAAAAGAAGAAAGCGCTGCAGTAGTTCCCATCGATGTTTTGATCAAATCCGATACTAGGGTAGTGGCTATTACTGGCCCCAATACAGGAGGAAAAACCGTCACCCTCAAAACCATTGGCATTACTGCCCTCATGGCAAAGGTGGGCATTTTTATCCCCGCTAAAGATCCTGTTTTAATACCTTGGTTTGATCAAGTTTTAGCGGACATTGGCGATGAACAATCCCTCGAGCAAAATTTATCTACCTTCTCAGGGCATATCCGCCGTATTATTCGCATTATGGATGCCCTCCATGGCTCTACACCAAGCCAGAACCTTGATGATGACTCCCCCACCGTAACCGAAGAACAGGGGCGAAATGAGCTTTCTAATAGCCTTGTATTGCTTGATGAAGTGGGGGCAGGAACAGATCCCACCGAAGGCAGTGCGATCGCCATTGCCATCCTCAAACATCTTGCCGACCATAATTTACTGACCATCGCCACCACCCATTACGGGGAACTAAAAACCCTCAAATATAACGACAGTCGCTTTGAAAACGCCTCCGTAGAATTTGACGATGTCAGTTTACAACCCACCTATCGGGTATTGTGGGGTATCCCGGGGCGCTCCAATGCCATCATTATCGCCCAAAGGTTGGGTTTACCCTCGGATGTTATTGCCGATTCCCAAGAGTTGGCAGGGGGCTTTTCTCAGGATGTCAACCAGTTAATTGGCGAGTTAGAAAACCAAAGAAGGGAACAGGAGGAAAAACATAAACAGGCTCAGGATTTATTAAGCAAAACCGAGCGTTTCTATCAAGAAGTAGAAGCCAAAGCCACTTCTTTACAGGATCGAGAAAGGGATTTAAAATCTCAGCAAGAACAAGCGGTGCAAAAAATGCTCCTTGATGCGAAAAGTCAGATTGCCCAGGTGATTAAGGAGTTACAGAAAAAAGGTAACCCCACCGCTCAGGAAGCCCAACAGGCAAGGGAAAATCTGGAGAAAATAGGCGATCGCTTCTTAAGCCCCATCCAAAAATCCCGTAAAAAATCTAGTTATAAACCCAAGGTAGGGGAGAGGGTGAGAATATTAAGCCTTGGGCAAACCGCCGAGGTGTTAGATGTGGATGAAACCGCCGAACAGTTAAGCGCTCGTTTCGGCATAATGAAGATGGTATTGCCCTTTACCGATATTGAATCTTTGGATGGTAAGAGGTTTGAGAAGGAAAAACCCCCGAAAACAGAGGTGAAACAAAAACCGCCTAAGACGCCAAGTAAAAATCAACCCGCCAAGACTACCGCAAGGGTAAGGGTAGAAAAAAATACTGTGGATATTCGTGGGCAAAGGGTACATTTAGCAGAACCTGTACTGGAAAGGGCGATCGCCTCTGCCACGGAATTAGGACTATTATGGATTGTCCATGGTAAGGGTACAGGGAGTTTACGCACTGGGGTTCATGACTTTTTACAACGGCATCCCCAAGTGAGCAAGTATGAAACCGCCCCCCGCAATGAAGGGGGTACAGGGGTTACTATCGCTTATTTGAAGTAG
- a CDS encoding HepT-like ribonuclease domain-containing protein, translating into MDIVNACHKIIKYKNGLNKAQFLENDQVQSAISYQLLIIGEAVKRISFELRNNHPQIPWSLIAGMRDNLIHEYGDTNLDEVWKTSDIDIPQLLELIEKLAPQNNQE; encoded by the coding sequence ATAGATATAGTCAATGCTTGTCATAAAATTATTAAGTATAAAAATGGATTAAATAAAGCACAATTTTTGGAAAATGATCAAGTTCAATCTGCCATTTCATATCAACTGCTGATTATTGGGGAAGCCGTTAAACGTATTTCCTTTGAATTAAGAAATAATCATCCACAAATCCCTTGGTCTTTAATCGCAGGAATGAGAGATAATCTAATTCATGAATATGGCGATACAAACTTAGATGAAGTCTGGAAAACATCGGATATTGATATTCCCCAGTTATTAGAGCTAATAGAAAAACTTGCTCCCCAAAACAATCAAGAATGA